Proteins from one Sarcophilus harrisii chromosome 2, mSarHar1.11, whole genome shotgun sequence genomic window:
- the ZSCAN29 gene encoding zinc finger and SCAN domain-containing protein 29, which translates to MMAKSTLRGDGRNSETFRQRFRKFHYQEVAGPREAFSQLWELCCRWLRPEVRTKEQILEILVLEQFLTVLPGEIQTWVQEHCPESGEEAVTLVEDLEREPKRPECPVTVPVKGQEIQPEKMAPLRSSLELLSVQQKAGESQPKVVAKKQWAGCPEIGSQEQLNLKEKLRSHQRTGFSFPKSGMVSGMERGEPWVPDLLGSKEREISRGSHTGDKRMHSDFMSSRRERKNWGDQEQWGFEDEKVAGVHWGYEETRTLLAILSQTEFYEALRNCHRNSQVYGAVAERLREYGFLRTLEQCRTKFKGLQKSYRKVKSGHPPETCPFFEEMEALMNARVIALPSNGMEEKVAAPRPSLGSSDTETEEQEQGGWQQEAATEEAAAEDSEGEEMGTEAGPQEPGSPSAPVLFRSPSGVHWGYEETKTYLAILSETQFYEALRNCHRNSQLYGAVAERLWEYGFLRTPEQCRTKFKSLQTSYRKVKSGHAPETCPFFEEMDALVSARVAVPPSDGLEEEAAAPPPALGASDGETEELDQESWQQGETAEEASATAEDSEDEEVGAEEAPGSSGSPGAPVLFQSPRGFEAGFENKQNTKRDISEEVELHRTLLARSERKIPHRFNQGKDDDSDCRTGRQWPKSPVEKRGKMISPERGLGKILSHQKPHLGERPYKYLRYGRSFGPNSHLLMHQIPHQIENPYTCGDCGKSFSRSARLIRHRRIHTGEKPYKCLDCGKSFRDSSNFITHRRIHTGEKPYQCGECGKRFNQSSSLIIHQRTHTGEKPYQCEECGKSFNNSSHFSAHRRIHTGERPHVCPDCGKSFSKSSDLRAHHRTHTGEKPYGCHECGKCFSKSSALNKHREIHTREKLLSQSEPK; encoded by the exons ATGATGGCCAAATCCACTCtgagaggggatgggaggaacTCTGAGACCTTTCGACAGCGTTTCAGGAAATTCCATTATCAGGAGGTGGCTGGGCCCCGTGAAGCTTTCAGCCAACTCTGGGAACTTTGCTGTAGATGGTTAAGACCAGAGGTTCGAACCAAGGAGCAAATTCTAGAAATCTTGGTATTGGAGCAATTCCTGACTGTACTACCTGGGGAGATTCAGACCTGGGTACAAGAGCATTGTCCAGAGAGTGGAGAGGAAGCTGTGACCCTGGTAGAAGATTTGGAGAGAGAACCCAAAAGACCAGAGTGCCCG GTCACTGTCCCTGTGAAGGGACAGGAAATTCAGCCAGAGAAGATGGCACCTCTAAGATCATCCCTGGAGTTACTAAGTGTCCAGCAAAAAGCAGGAGAATCCCAGCCCAAGGTTGTGGCCAAGAAACAATGGGCAGGTTGTCCAGAAATAGGATCACAGGAACAACTTAACCTAAAGGAAAAGCTCCGATCTCATCAAAGGACTG gattttcttttcccaaatctgGTATGGTTTCTGGGATGGAGCGAGGAGAACCATGGGTCCCAGATCTTCTGGGCTCCAAGGAGAGGGAAATCTCAAGAGGCAGTCACACAGGTGATAAACGAATGCACTCTGATTTTATGTCatcaaggagggaaagaaaaaactggGGAGATCAGGAGCAGTGGGGCTTTGAGGATGAAAAGGTAGCAGGTGTACACTGGGGGTATGAAGAAACCAGGACTCTACTTGCAATTTTAAGTCAAACTGAGTTTTATGAAGCCCTCCGGAACTGTCATCGTAATAGCCAAGTGTATGGAGCTGTTGCTGAGCGATTACGGGAATATGGCTTTCTCCGGACACTCGAACAATGTCGAACTAAATTTAAAGGCCTCCAGAAAAGTTATCGTAAAGTCAAGAGTGGCCATCCACCTGAGACCTGCCCCTTCTTTGAAGAGATGGAAGCCTTGATGAATGCCCGAGTCATTGCTTTACCCAGCAATGGCATGGAGGAAAAGGTGGCAGCACCTCGACCCAGCCTAGGGTCCAGTGATACTGAAACAGAAGAACAAGAGCAGGGGGGCTGGCAGCAGGAAGCAGCAACAGAAGAGGCTGCAGCTGAAGATTCTGAGGGGGAGGAAATGGGTACTGAAGCAGGCCCCCAGGAGCCGGGGAGTCCCAGTGCTCCAGTTCTGTTCCGAAGCCCGAGTG GTGTACACTGGGGCTATGAAGAGACCAAGACTTATCTTGCAATTCTCAGTGAGACTCAATTTTATGAAGCACTTAGAAACTGTCATCGTAACAGCCAGTTATATGGGGCAGTAGCTGAGCGGTTATGGGAATATGGTTTCCTGAGGACACCAGAACAATGTCGGACTAAATTTAAAAGCCTTCAAACCAGCTATCGGAAAGTCAAGAGTGGCCATGCCCCTGAGACCTGCCCTTTCTTTGAGGAGATGGATGCCTTGGTGAGCGCCCGAGTTGCTGTCCCACCTAGTGATGGTCTGGAGGAGGAGGCGGCAGCACCTCCCCCTGCATTGGGGGCCAGTGATGGTGAAACAGAAGAGTTAGATCAGGAGAGCTGGCAACAAGGAGAGACAGCTGAGGAGGCCTCAGCCACAGCAGAAGATTCTGAGGATGAGGAAGTGGGCGCTGAGGAGGCACCTGGAAGTTCTGGGAGCCCTGGTGCTCCAGTCCTGTTCCAAAGCCCAAGGG gttttgaggctggatttgagaaCAAACAGAACACAAAACGGGATATTTCTGAGGAAGTAGAACTGCACAGGACATTACTTGCAAGGTCTGAAAGGAAAATTCCCCATCGTTTTAATCAGGGAAAAGATGATGACAGTGATTGCAGGACAGGAAGGCAATGGCCAAAGTCCCCagtagagaaaagaggaaaaatgatatCCCCAGAAAGGGGCTTAGGAAAAATCCTAAGTCATCAAAAACCTCACTTGGGAGAGAGACCCTATAAATATCTTAGATATGGAAGAAGCTTTGGCCCTAATTCACACCTTCTCATGCATCAGATACCCCACCAGATAGAAAATCCATATACATGTGGAGACTGTGGGAAAAGTTTTAGTCGAAGTGCACGCCTCATTAGACATCGGAGAATACACACTGGTGAAAAACCTTATAAGTGTCTTGACTGTGGGAAAAGTTTCCGTGACAGTTCCAACTTTATTACTCATAGGAGGATTCACACAGGAGAGAAACCCTATCAATGTGGTGAATGTGGAAAACGATTCAATCAGAGTTCAAGCCTTATCATACATCAAAGaacccacactggagaaaaaccctatCAATGTGAAGAGTGTGGGAAAAGCTTCAATAATAGCTCTCACTTTAGTGCACACAGGCGAATCCACACAGGAGAAAGACCCCATGTATGTCCTGATTGTGGGAAAAGCTTTAGTAAAAGCTCTGACTTACGGGCACATCACAGAACCCATACAGGAGAGAAACCCTATGGGTGTCATGAATGTGGGAAATGTTTCAGCAAAAGTTCAGCCCTTAATAAACATCGAGAAATCCACACAAGAGAAAAGCTTTTATCACAGTCAGAACCCAAGTAA